The window ATCGTCAAATTGAAAGTTATATCGCTGACAATTCTATGATGCAACTCTTAGAGTCTGAACGATTGAAAGAGATCATCAGAAACTTTGAAATAGACATGTGGAACTATTAAGTTCACTACAATAACAAATTAAAAGCCTTGCGGAAGCAAGGCTTTTTTTATGAATGGAAGTAACTACTTTTGAACTATGAAAGATGTGATAATAGTTGGCGGAGGACTCGCAGGGACAACCCTGGCCTGGCAATGGCATTTGCAGGGCAAATCCATTCAATGGTTTGCAGATGATGAGCCAGCATCAAGCCATGTAGCTGCAGGTGTTTTCAATCCTATGGTGCTCAAAAGATTCAGTCCGGTCTGGAATGCTCAAGAGCAACTCAATCTGTTTTTTCCCTTTTTTACAAGAGTTCAAGATTACTTAGGCAACAGACTGATTCATCTAGTGCCTATCTGGAGGCGTTTTCACGATACTAAAGAACGTTCAACCTGGATGCGTAAGTCTGTTAGAGAAGATCTCGCAAACTTTATGCAAACAACTCCAGTGGACGAAGAGTGTAATGGTATTCTAGCGGCGAATGGATTTGGCCTGGTAAACCATTCAGGATGGCTCGATGCTCAAGCATTTATTACTCAATCCATGACCTTTTTCCAAAATCGAGGGGAGTTTACTAAGGCTTCCTTTATTCACGCAAAGCTTTTAATTGAAGAAAGTGGTGTTGCCTATGGAGATTACCAGTCAAGACATGTGGTGTTTGCTGAAGGTATGAAGATAATTTTCAACCCCTGGTTTGAGGACCTTCCTATGCAGGGAAATAAAGGAGAAGTTTTGATCATCAAATGTCCTGGGCTGCAGCTCAATCAAATCATCAAATCCTCGGTGTTTTTGATGCCTTATAAGGAAGACTTATTTTGGGTAGGAGCCACATACGACCGCGACTATGAAACTGATGCACCTTCCGCGGAAGCGAAATCATTTTTAATAAATAAACTAGAAACCTTTCTCAAATTGCCTTACGAGATTGTCTATCATAAAAGTGGTATACGTCCTACGACCATTGATCGCAGACCTTTTGTAGGTACTCATGCACAGCATAAGAATATTCACGTATTCAATGGTATGGGCAGTCGGGCTTCATTAGTCGCTCCATGGGCCGCAGAGCAATTGTTCCAGTATATTTATGAAGATCAAGAACTACCAGCTGAAATGGACGTATCAAGATTCCGCAGCTAACTTTTGGCTTTAGCAGGATCGTAATCAAGAAAGAGATTGATCCAGATATTGCGGGAGAGTCGTATAACAACGGGCATACCTAAAACGAGGATCGCCATTATCAGGAAAAAGATATTCAAACGGCTCATGTCAAAGAGAAAATAAGTGATAACAAATGTGGCAATCGCAAGCGCCACACCTATACCATAGCTCACATACATTGAGCCATAGAAAAAACTAGGCTCCATCTTGTATTTAGTACGACAGTTAGAGCACCTTTCGTGCATCTCCTGTGTTTTTTTGAAATTATATAAGTTGCTGCTGGTGTACATAGATTCCTCCTGGCACACTGGACACGTACCCGTGAAAATACTGTAGATTTTCGTTCCTTTTAGCATAATAAAACTTTAGCGTTCATCGGGATAGACGCATCTTTGCAAAGATACAAAATTGCTATGCTTAACATTCACGATTTGCACGTCAGCTTTGGCGGTGAACCACTTTTTGAAGAAATAACTTTTAGGCTCAATGCGGGTAATCGCGTGGGTTTGATAGGTAAAAACGGTGCTGGAAAGTCTACCATGCTCAAGGTGATTGCAGGTGATATTCCAGCAGATCAAGGTTCGCTGGCTATTGAAAAAGAAGTGAGTATAGGCTTTTTGCGTCAAGATATTGATTTTGAGCAAGGGAGAACGGTGTTAGAAGAGGCATATACCGCTTTCGCGAAAGCGAGATCCATAGAAGCTCAAATGGAAGACATCAACCATGCACTAGCGACAAGAACAGACTATGAGAGCGACAGCTACATGGAGTTGATCCAGTCCATAGGAGATTTGACCCACGAGTACGAGATTATAGGTGGGTATCAATACAAAGGGGAAACCGAAAAGATCTTGAAAGGCTTGGCCTTTAAACCAGAACAATTTGACAAACTAACGGATGAACTGTCTGGTGGATGGCGCATGCGTATTGAGCTGGCCAAATTACTGCTTGAAAAACACGACATCCTATTGCTGGATGAACCTACCAACCACCTGGATATAGATTCCATCCTCTGGCTGGAAGGCTTTTTACAAACCTATCCTGGAGCGGTCGTTATCGTGAGTCACGATAAAATGTTCTTGGACAATGTTACGAATAGAACCATAGAAATCAGCCTGGGTCGTATTTACGATTACCCAAAACCTTATACTAAATTCCTTGCCCTGCGAGCAGAATTGCGAGAGCAGCAAGCTGCAACCGCAAAAAACCAACAGAAGGAAA of the Nonlabens marinus S1-08 genome contains:
- a CDS encoding DUF983 domain-containing protein, coding for MLKGTKIYSIFTGTCPVCQEESMYTSSNLYNFKKTQEMHERCSNCRTKYKMEPSFFYGSMYVSYGIGVALAIATFVITYFLFDMSRLNIFFLIMAILVLGMPVVIRLSRNIWINLFLDYDPAKAKS
- a CDS encoding NAD(P)/FAD-dependent oxidoreductase; this translates as MKDVIIVGGGLAGTTLAWQWHLQGKSIQWFADDEPASSHVAAGVFNPMVLKRFSPVWNAQEQLNLFFPFFTRVQDYLGNRLIHLVPIWRRFHDTKERSTWMRKSVREDLANFMQTTPVDEECNGILAANGFGLVNHSGWLDAQAFITQSMTFFQNRGEFTKASFIHAKLLIEESGVAYGDYQSRHVVFAEGMKIIFNPWFEDLPMQGNKGEVLIIKCPGLQLNQIIKSSVFLMPYKEDLFWVGATYDRDYETDAPSAEAKSFLINKLETFLKLPYEIVYHKSGIRPTTIDRRPFVGTHAQHKNIHVFNGMGSRASLVAPWAAEQLFQYIYEDQELPAEMDVSRFRS